The following DNA comes from Lutra lutra chromosome 14, mLutLut1.2, whole genome shotgun sequence.
GTTGGCCTCCAATCAAAGTTATTTTTTGtaagagggggaaaaattcacctttttattcCAATCCTGTTTGAagcagttaaaaacaacaacaacaacaacaacaacaaaaatggttTTTCCAACTCTGTAAAGTAAAAGGAACTAGATTCAAGTGGCTGAACCTGAGCGTCCCATCGGATTACTACGCAAGGTTTCCCTTTACTTCCCCCCACAGTGGGCAATGCATGTCCATTGTGATTTATCTGGAGCTGGTTTCTTTTACACCCTCAGCTGATATAAAGTCGAGCTAGGACTGAGGCTGGAGTTTTAGGGAGCACCTGGGAGGCAGCCTCTACAATCCGGAGAGAATGAAACAGTCGGAAACATGAGCAACGGCATGTGTCACGGACGTTCCCAGTGGTAGGAACACCACTTTTTGCCTCTCAGCACAGACAAGGAACCATTAAGAAAGGGGGACAGAATTATGGATCTCCCTTGAAAATTTCCCCCAAGATTATGTGTGCTGCTTTGTTTTCACCCTAGATTTTTAACTTTTCGCTCCTGTTTCTGACCTAGAATGACCCAGGCTCGGGCTCTCTGGCAGGATTGTGAAGATTTGGCCAGCTTGGTTTCAAGGCCAACTGGCAAAGAGCAAGTTCTGAGAAGCGATGGTGATGAGGGCCTTTGTCCTGTTGGCTGTCTTTGTGGAAGCCTCTGCGAGATCTTGCACTCCAAATAAAGCAGGTATGCCCTGGGGCTAGCCCATCTTTCCCTAAAGGGAAGTTTCCAGGAGACTGTCTTTGCAAAGTTCAGAGCTCTGTGCTTCTCTTGCTATCAAAATGCAGTATCAGTACCCTAACCAGGTAGATGCAGTTAAGCACGCCAGTGCCAACCAGACTTTTCCCATAGGAAATAACAGTGCATTGGAGAAACTtgagacttttaaaattatagaatcctagagagatgaatggatagatagatacataaatagatatgaaaatatttatttttaacaaataaatatattacaataatttaataaatacataatctatTTCCTTTTTGACTTATTGAATCTATGTCCTGTGCAtgaaatggacattttaaaaaattttttaaattatgtgctCACTTCCATAAGCACAGAAATTTGTAtctatttctaaatttatctatatttctttttttttttgagattttatttatttacttgacagacagagatcacaagtaggcagagagagaggaggaagcaggctacctgctgtgcggagagcctgatgagggttgattccaggaccctgagaccatgacctgagccaaaggcaaaggctttaacccactgagccacccagatgccccagaattTATCTGTATTTCTAATCTGTTCAATCTGGTTTAACaaatttattccttaaaataGATTAAAGCTGAAAAGTGGACCAGTTTTGAGTACATATTAAGTATTGTGCAGATATCACATGATGTAGCAGAAACTAGAAAACTTCAGTGACTGAGGTTTGGGGAAAACAGTCATCATGGTTCATGAAGAATAGCAAGGAAAGTGTTTTTAACCAACTGCTTTGCATGTTCAGGTGTGGCTAGAACCCACTGTCCTTTATGAATATTAATATGATTACCATACCTGATTTCAAACCATTTGTATCCTTTTCCTAGATGTCATTCTTGTGTTTTGTTATCCCAAAACCATCATCACCAAAATCCCCGAGTGTCCCTATGGCTGGGAAGTGCATCAGCTGGCCCTCGGGGGACTGTGTTACAATGGGGTCCATGAAGGGGGTTACTATCAATTTGTGATCCCGGATTTGTCACCTAAAAACAAGTCTTACTGTGGAACCCAGTCCGAGGTAAGTCTAAGCCACACAATGAAGAGTTGTTAGGATCATGCAATTGGGGTCCCAAAATAAGATGTCTGCTGTCTACCCTTAAAAGGATTCAGAATTCACCAATTTCCTTTTAAGAGCCAATCCTAACTCTTACTTCCTGGAATGTTAGTGTTACTTAAATtcttcttctctgcctagttTAAGTGACTCTTTGGATTCGAATTTTATTCTCCTAATTCGTTGCCTGAGTGAACTAAGCCACCTTTGGTGAGTAGAACAATACACATTTCCTACCTCCACCTTGCTCTGAATTCTGAGCATGTGCTCACAAGCTACCATCCTTCCTGGTTGGATGGTGGGACATCCTTGGCTCAAGACTTTGAAGTAGTTGGAAAGGTACTTTACAGGAATAACCaaagtataatataatttataattgagTCTTGTGAAGTACCTGGGACAGATAATCAAAATTAGAAGGAACCACATGCAACCTCTTGCTGAATATCCTTATAGGTCAGAGGAGACGTCGGAGACCTTCCAATAAAGTCAAAGTTGGGGACCACAGGACCAGTAGGAGTGTAGTCACAAAGGGAGTCTTCTCCACTGCTGACCTCTAGCATTCCTACTACCTTGACCTTGACTGCAGAAGACGTAGGGTCTCAGAAAATGACAGCAGACAGTACCCAAGGCCACCTCCTCTTCCTAAAGGCCCCATGAGGACTCAGTGGTTTAGAGAGTCATGGACATGATTCACAGAAACATCATGTCTTTGAGTATCCTGGAAGAGTGAACTAGAAATCTTCTGCGTGGTCTTAGGCAGGTCACCTCTCCCATAGATGTTCAAGATCCCTTACAACTCCAATATTCTGTGATCTGGGAGTTCAACAAGCCAGAGGAAAAAGCCACAGAAATAGTGTTCATTATtggaagagggaaagaacaaataatgacATGTTCTAGACATGGGAGATAGGCGAAGGCAGTCATGTAAGATTATTTGGATGGGGGAAGTGGATAAAAAGTTGATGCTGGGAAACAGAGATTCTTTAGCCTATTCTTTTTGGTTAGAAGCCCAATACAGATCTCTTGTAAGTGTGTAACATTCAACCCAGATTATTTTAAACAATCTTAGTCAAACATACTCAAGAACTCTTTGCAGAAATTCTCAGCTCACCATTGACGTCTCCCCATAGGTCTGACCATCTTTGATCACTTTTCCCAGGACCCTCCTTCTCATCATGGGGTCCAGAGCCACCATAactgccttcttcctctctctagtACAAGCCCCCCATCTACCACTTCTATAGCCACATCGTTTCCAATGACAGCACAGTGATTGTAAAGAACCAGCCCGTGAACTACTCCTTCTCCTGCACCTACCACTCCACCTATTTGGTGAACCAGGCTGCCTTTGACCAAAGGTAAGTTGCTCTGAGAGTGGAGGGCTGGCTGCCTTGTGTGTGTTCTGCAGTCCCTGTCAATCAGGCATGTTTCAGTCCTTATGCAAAATTCTCTCCCCTTTTCAGAGTGGCCACTGTTCACGTGAAGAATGGGAGCATGGGCACATTTGAAAGCCAGTTGTCTCTCAACTTCTATACTGTAAGTGGTCTCCAGGATCTCATTAGTGCCCTGTGGTCTTTTCAGGAGATGACGGGAGGCTTCCTTGGGGTTTGCTCTTCCCTAAGCTCTCTGCAGAGCCCCATTCTTGAATTCAAATTAAGACATAAGCTTCAGTCTAG
Coding sequences within:
- the TECTB gene encoding beta-tectorin isoform X1, translating into MVMRAFVLLAVFVEASARSCTPNKADVILVFCYPKTIITKIPECPYGWEVHQLALGGLCYNGVHEGGYYQFVIPDLSPKNKSYCGTQSEYKPPIYHFYSHIVSNDSTVIVKNQPVNYSFSCTYHSTYLVNQAAFDQSPYAKFSPLFRVATVHVKNGSMGTFESQLSLNFYTNAKFSTKKEAPFVLETSEIGSDLFAGVEAKGLSVRFKVVLNSCWATPSADFMYPLQWQLINKGCPTDETVLIHENGKDHRATFQFNAFRFQNIPKLSKVWLHCETFICDSEKLSCPVTCDKRKRLLRDQTGGVLVVELSLRSRGSSRLYSFSDVLYHLIVMLGICVVL